The Rudaeicoccus suwonensis sequence ACGCTGGGCTCCTCGATCTGCCAGTGCTCCAACGCCATGCGGCGTGCGGTGAACGAGTACGCCGCGCTGCCGTCGTCGCTGGTCACGGTGAACCGATCCGGCTCACCCTCGACTCGTGCCGGTGACAGCAGCCGCTCGTGCGAGAACTCGCTGAGCGCCTTGGTCACGAGTATCCGGTTGGCGTCCGCCCACGCCCGCGGCTGCAGGTGCGCAACCGCGTCGGCCGGGGCGCCCGGGTAGGTCTGCTGTGCAACAGCATTGGCAGCTGGGGTGCCGACCGAGCGGGCGAAGTCGTCCCGGGTGCAGATGCTCAGCAACGCTGTCTTGACCGGAGTCTGCACCGGCCCGATCTCGCGGAAGCCGATCGTTGCATTGAGCCGGTGCACGGCCGTGTTGCGGATGTCCGGCTCGACGACGACCCGCATGACGGTCGGGTCGTCGAACAGCGCGGTCATGATCGCCGTGATTACCGCGCGGGTGAATCCGTGCCGTGGTGTGTCGGTGGGCCCACACAGCAGGTGCATGCCGATGTCGCCGGGCTGCGCGTCATACAGCCCGACGAGCTCGACGTGTGCCGGGTCGTAACGCTCGGTCAGGAAACACGGCGTGCCGTCGACCAGGCCGATGAAGGCGTCATGGTGCGGGTGCTCCTGGATGCGCTGATACTCCTGCTGCACCTGCTCGACGGTGGCGTCCTGCATCATCCAGAAGCTCGACTTGGGATCGGTCACCCAACGGTGCAGCAACGCCGCATCGCCCTCGGGATCGACTGGCCGCAGCGCGAATTCACCGATTGCGTTGGTCATGATCGTCTGCATCAGGCGACTCCCGCCGGCACGCCGAACTCCTGGAAGGCGATCGACTTCTCGATCGGATAGACCTCGCGACCGACGATCTCGCGCAGGATGCACGAGTTGCGGTAGGCGCCCATGCCCAGGTCCGGCGAGGTCACGCTGTGGGCGTGGTCGCCGGCGTTCTGCAGGAAGATCTCGTGGCCCGCGCGGTCGATGCTGTAGTTGCGCGCCACCTCGAAACGACCTCGGCCGTCGAAGGCGATGCGGTCGCGGATTGCTGCGAGGAAGCCGGGAGCGCGGTGCTGGTAGCCGGTGCCGAAGACGAGCCCCTCGGAGTCGAGCGTGAACGATGCACCCTGCTCGTCGTGGTGCAATTCCATGGAATAGCAGCCACTTTCGGCGTCATACGTGACGGACTGCAGGCTGGTGTTGGTGAACATGCGGGTCGGAACACTGCCGCGCACGCTCTTCTCGTAGAGCTGATCGAAGATGCCGTTGATCAACTCGGCGTTGATGCCCTTGGACAGCGCCTTCTGCTTGCCGGTCAGCTCGTACCGCTTGTCCTCCGACAGCGCGCTGTAGTAATCGATGTAGTCCGGTGAGGTCATCTCGAGCGTCAGCTTGGTGTACTCCAACGGGAAGAACCGCGGCGACCGCGTCACCCAATTCAGTTGGTAGTGATACGAATCGATGTCCGACAGCAGATCGGCGTAGATCTCCGCGGCACTCTGCCCGCTGCCCACGACGGTGATGCTGCGCTTGCCCTGCAGCTGCGTCTTGCGCGCCAGGTAGTCGCTGTTGTGCAGCGCGTCACCGGGCAGATCCTGTGCGGCTTCCGGCACGTATGGCGCACTGCCGGTGCCGAGGACCAGTCGTCGCCCGTGGTGCACCACCAGTTCCGCCGCCCCGGCGACACGAGACGTGACCGTGTAGGCCCCGAGGGCATCGTCATACGTCACGGACTGCACGTCGTGACCGAAGTGGATCGACGCCAGCGAGCCTGCGGCCCACCGGCAGTAGTCGTTGTATTCGCGGCGCAACGGGAAGAAGCTTTCGCGGATGTAGAACGGGTACAGCCGGCCGGTGTGCTTGAGGTAGTTCAGGAACGACAGTCGCGATGTCGGGTCGGCCAGGGTCACCAGATCAGCGAGGAAGGGTGTCTGCAAGGTGGCCCCGTCGAGCATCATGCCCGGGTGCCAGTCAAAGGCCGCCTTGCGTTCGAGGAAGACACCGTCGATGTCGTCGAGTGGTTCGGTCAGGCAGGCGAGGCCGAGGTTGAAGGGCCCCAGT is a genomic window containing:
- a CDS encoding lysine N(6)-hydroxylase/L-ornithine N(5)-oxygenase family protein; its protein translation is MHIHDFVAVGLGPFNLGLACLTEPLDDIDGVFLERKAAFDWHPGMMLDGATLQTPFLADLVTLADPTSRLSFLNYLKHTGRLYPFYIRESFFPLRREYNDYCRWAAGSLASIHFGHDVQSVTYDDALGAYTVTSRVAGAAELVVHHGRRLVLGTGSAPYVPEAAQDLPGDALHNSDYLARKTQLQGKRSITVVGSGQSAAEIYADLLSDIDSYHYQLNWVTRSPRFFPLEYTKLTLEMTSPDYIDYYSALSEDKRYELTGKQKALSKGINAELINGIFDQLYEKSVRGSVPTRMFTNTSLQSVTYDAESGCYSMELHHDEQGASFTLDSEGLVFGTGYQHRAPGFLAAIRDRIAFDGRGRFEVARNYSIDRAGHEIFLQNAGDHAHSVTSPDLGMGAYRNSCILREIVGREVYPIEKSIAFQEFGVPAGVA